Proteins encoded within one genomic window of Pararhizobium capsulatum DSM 1112:
- a CDS encoding MBL fold metallo-hydrolase, whose translation MAANRYYSGPVSDHFDGTRFFNPDGEEPASALSLIRWKLGKGNVPWPRAFASPFPPAVPEGRVSGGRLVVTMVGHASMLIQVAGLNILTDPVWSERTSPFSWAGPTRVNPPGIRMSDLPPIDVVLVTHNHYDHLDLATLHALQQLEEPPVITPLGNAAIIRSRVSTARITEMDWGEQHSIAPGVTLHCEPCHHWSARGLGDRRMALWAAFVVATPDGNIYHVGDTGFHKGINYRAAREKHGGFRLANLPFGAYEPRWFMRAQHQNPEEAVKGMQLCDAAFVAGHHWGTVKLTNEGIEQPIEALHAALDARGIASDRFRPMRPGEAFEVPFVPAA comes from the coding sequence ATGGCTGCCAACAGATACTATTCCGGGCCTGTTTCTGATCATTTTGACGGCACTCGCTTCTTCAACCCGGATGGTGAAGAGCCGGCTAGCGCGCTGAGCCTGATCCGCTGGAAACTCGGGAAAGGGAACGTGCCCTGGCCAAGGGCCTTTGCGAGCCCTTTCCCCCCGGCCGTGCCGGAAGGCCGGGTTTCGGGAGGTCGACTGGTTGTCACCATGGTCGGCCATGCATCGATGCTGATTCAGGTCGCTGGTCTAAACATCCTCACAGACCCGGTCTGGTCGGAACGTACCAGCCCATTTTCCTGGGCGGGGCCAACGCGCGTCAATCCTCCCGGCATCCGAATGAGTGACCTGCCCCCGATCGACGTCGTGCTTGTGACCCACAATCACTATGACCATCTCGATCTCGCAACATTGCATGCGCTGCAGCAGCTGGAAGAGCCGCCCGTGATAACCCCTTTGGGTAACGCCGCCATCATCCGGTCGCGCGTGTCCACCGCGCGGATCACCGAAATGGATTGGGGTGAACAACACTCCATTGCGCCCGGAGTAACTCTTCACTGCGAACCCTGCCATCATTGGTCGGCGCGGGGGCTTGGCGATCGCCGGATGGCACTATGGGCTGCCTTTGTCGTGGCGACGCCGGATGGCAATATTTATCACGTCGGGGATACGGGTTTCCACAAAGGGATCAACTATCGGGCAGCAAGGGAAAAGCATGGCGGCTTCCGTCTGGCGAACCTGCCGTTCGGCGCGTACGAGCCGCGCTGGTTCATGAGAGCCCAGCACCAGAACCCGGAGGAGGCAGTCAAGGGGATGCAGCTTTGCGACGCGGCCTTCGTTGCGGGGCATCATTGGGGGACGGTCAAGTTGACCAATGAAGGTATCGAGCAACCGATCGAGGCGCTTCACGCGGCATTGGACGCGCGCGGGATAGCCAGCGATCGTTT